The DNA region AACGTCATCCCGGCGCGCGCGGCCACGCCGCGCGGTTTCATCGCCATCACCCAGGTCAGGTGGCAGCCGCCGGGGGTGCGCACCACCCGGTAGTCCTCGGCGAACGCGGCGATGCTGTTCGTCGATGCCTCGTTGAAGCGAAAAGCCATGCGTCGGTAAGGTTCCCAAGCCAGAAACTCCTCGTCGCCGACGATGCCCCCGCGCATCGTGACCGTGCGGGTGGTCCCGACCCCGCGAGGTTCGGCACTGGTCCACGTCACGTTGGTGATCACCGTCGCCCAGTGTGGCCACGACTCTGCGTCGGCGAGCACCTCGAACAGCTGCTCTGGGGTGACGGGTAGGTCGACGGTGCTGACGAAGCGAAACGGCGCGGTTTCGACGAAGTTCAGATCGACGTGTTCGCAGGCCTGCATGGCCCTACACAGTAGGTCATGGTGGTTGGTCAGGCCGGGTGCGTGCGCACGCTCGGCGAGCTCCGCGGCGGTGACCTCTAGACT from Mycobacterium sp. SMC-4 includes:
- a CDS encoding SRPBCC family protein, with product MQACEHVDLNFVETAPFRFVSTVDLPVTPEQLFEVLADAESWPHWATVITNVTWTSAEPRGVGTTRTVTMRGGIVGDEEFLAWEPYRRMAFRFNEASTNSIAAFAEDYRVVRTPGGCHLTWVMAMKPRGVAARAGMTLGKPVMGAMFQKFLYNLRDYCATRFAVT